A single window of Nitrospirae bacterium YQR-1 DNA harbors:
- a CDS encoding response regulator, translating into MDDYRDFRDSLRRNLLSLGAKSVEMTDDANDAIIRISNKPYDIILCDYNLGEDKKDGHQIFEELSFKKKIGYSTMFMMITAENTISHVMGVMDYQPDGYLVKPFTTKDLVARIKTAEQKKLLFAGIDAAIRRRDYPAATALCDSLIQEQPKYQSDVLKIKGEIYMASGEYKNAEDVYSLVLSKHKMPWAVFNMGKVYYHTKRFQKAADTFRLLIDENPKFIPAYDWLARALDELGEKSSAQEVLQKAVSTSPKAIFRQRALGNIAFANMDFNTAEQSFKKAIKLGKTSIFKNSADYTQLAKVFVNKHDTNKALDMIKEVKADFADSDEVLLQATLTESHIYAETQQSEKSMASLKEAEELYKKLGGKVAPELAIEIAQSFIKNNKKDKGMELMKYVVRNNFSENNILNKVQETFKDLGMADEGSAFVADTKAEIIGINNKGVDLIESGMLIEAIDLFEKAADGLPSNFTINLNALRAITGYLQKHGRDDRFLYKCEKYINRINDIDPDNNKFQQLVDKYKKVKADKNPNVEMLRLESV; encoded by the coding sequence ATTGACGACTACAGAGACTTCAGAGACAGCTTAAGGAGAAACCTCTTATCTCTTGGCGCAAAATCTGTAGAAATGACTGATGACGCAAATGATGCTATAATTAGAATTTCCAACAAGCCATACGATATAATTCTCTGCGACTATAACCTGGGAGAGGACAAAAAGGACGGCCATCAGATATTTGAGGAATTATCATTTAAGAAGAAAATTGGTTACTCAACAATGTTTATGATGATAACGGCTGAAAATACAATAAGTCATGTTATGGGTGTAATGGACTACCAACCGGACGGATACTTAGTAAAACCCTTTACCACTAAAGACCTTGTTGCACGCATTAAAACAGCGGAGCAGAAAAAGCTGTTATTTGCCGGGATAGATGCAGCAATCAGGCGTAGAGATTATCCGGCAGCAACCGCCTTGTGTGATTCCTTAATACAGGAACAACCCAAATACCAATCAGATGTCTTGAAAATAAAAGGTGAAATCTACATGGCAAGCGGTGAATACAAAAACGCTGAGGATGTGTATTCTTTAGTATTAAGTAAACACAAAATGCCATGGGCTGTGTTTAACATGGGGAAAGTGTATTATCATACAAAAAGGTTTCAAAAAGCTGCTGATACGTTCAGATTGCTTATTGATGAGAACCCTAAGTTTATACCTGCTTACGACTGGCTTGCCAGAGCGTTAGATGAGTTGGGAGAGAAAAGCAGCGCTCAGGAGGTTTTGCAAAAGGCTGTTAGCACATCGCCAAAGGCAATATTCAGGCAAAGGGCACTTGGTAATATCGCTTTTGCTAATATGGACTTCAATACGGCTGAGCAATCCTTTAAAAAAGCTATCAAACTGGGAAAAACCTCAATCTTCAAAAACTCCGCAGACTATACACAACTTGCTAAGGTATTTGTTAATAAACATGATACCAATAAAGCCCTTGACATGATAAAGGAAGTAAAGGCGGATTTTGCCGACAGTGACGAGGTTTTGCTTCAGGCAACGCTAACAGAGAGCCATATATACGCAGAGACTCAACAAAGTGAGAAGTCTATGGCATCTTTAAAAGAGGCGGAAGAGCTATACAAAAAACTCGGCGGGAAAGTGGCTCCCGAATTAGCCATTGAGATAGCTCAGTCTTTTATTAAAAATAACAAAAAAGACAAGGGTATGGAATTAATGAAGTATGTCGTAAGAAATAACTTCTCTGAAAATAATATATTAAACAAGGTACAGGAAACGTTTAAGGACTTAGGTATGGCAGATGAGGGAAGTGCTTTCGTTGCAGATACAAAGGCCGAGATTATTGGAATCAACAACAAGGGGGTTGATTTAATTGAAAGTGGTATGCTCATTGAAGCCATAGATTTATTTGAAAAAGCTGCCGATGGTTTGCCCTCAAATTTCACTATAAATTTAAATGCACTGAGGGCGATAACTGGTTACTTACAGAAGCATGGAAGAGATGACCGTTTCTTATATAAATGTGAAAAATACATTAATCGAATAAATGATATAGACCCGGATAACAATAAATTCCAGCAACTTGTTGATAAGTATAAAAAAGTCAAGGCTGACAAAAACCCCAATGTGGAAATGCTCAGGCTTGAAAGCGTTTAG
- a CDS encoding thioredoxin fold domain-containing protein translates to MKKITGVVGIFLLFLVCVYTEVVRAAEKQEIPIESALRFGMGKNVVIEFDDPDCPFCRKMNSYLNSRKDITRYIFFLPLKEMHPFAEAKIRLILCSKNQWKTFEETFAGKYDKDRPATCKSENVEETIKTHKSVAEKLGVNSTPFLIVNGQPVNGADIQRVESIIGPAIK, encoded by the coding sequence ATGAAGAAAATAACCGGGGTTGTAGGGATTTTTTTATTATTTTTAGTATGTGTTTATACCGAAGTTGTAAGGGCGGCTGAAAAACAGGAAATTCCAATAGAGAGCGCTCTGAGATTTGGGATGGGGAAAAATGTAGTTATTGAGTTTGATGATCCTGATTGCCCTTTTTGCAGAAAAATGAATTCATATCTAAATAGCAGGAAGGACATAACGAGATACATATTTTTTCTACCTCTTAAAGAAATGCACCCATTTGCCGAGGCTAAAATTCGCCTGATTTTATGTTCTAAGAATCAATGGAAAACTTTTGAAGAAACATTTGCAGGGAAATATGACAAAGACAGACCAGCCACCTGTAAAAGCGAAAATGTAGAGGAGACCATAAAGACTCACAAGTCCGTAGCGGAAAAACTTGGTGTCAACAGTACACCTTTTTTAATCGTAAATGGACAGCCGGTCAACGGGGCGGATATTCAGAGGGTTGAGAGCATCATAGGGCCTGCAATCAAATAA
- a CDS encoding efflux RND transporter permease subunit, whose product MKLPDISINRPVFATMMILSLVLLGVVSYPSIGVDLFPKVDFPIISVTTRLPGASPEIMDIDVTDKIEESVNTINGVKGITSISSEGVSTIIVEFVLDRNIELAAQDVREKISAIRATLPRDIYEPVIAKVDMDSIAVLWLALTGKKSVREISTFADETLKEALQKIKGVGAIQTTGLRPRQVRIWLDRERLRAYGLTGSDIVSALRAGNVELPGGRIESTDKEFTVKIKGEFKSPEEFNSLIITHKDGKTVRLSDVGKALDDMAENRSICRFNGEPAVGLGIQKQSGTNTVDVVDRVKKELKRIRNTLPPGLTLGISFDQSVFIKRSINEVMHHLVYGGVFASLAVLIFLGNFRITLISSLAIPTSIVSTFAMMHFLDFTFNNMSMLALSLSIGILVDDAIIVVENIHRHMKLGMSPREAASFATNEIGLAVMATTLAIVAIFLPVAFMKGLVGRFFIQFALTVVFAVLMSMFVSFTLTPMLASRFLRIENEPKHDSVFHRFYLWFNFHYLKLENIYRSLLKYSLEHRLKVLAFGFAIFVFSIFMVRFIGKEMLPPEDQARFVVRLQSPVDYSVSSVDNMFKKAEDIVMKYPGVKTVFYAHGTGGINKATMFITLTDKNQRKQSQEEIKSEVRKLLKSQIPGLTATVEDVSILGGGQRNTPVQFNILGPDLSLLESYSKDITDKFSKIPGIVDVDTSMESGKPEVRVYVDRDRAADLGIDIATVAEAINLLIGGEVDVSKYKDEARGRRYDVRVRLNPEDRTKSGDIGGIYVRAKDGRLVELSSVVNMVDAGGPSVINRVDRQRAVLIFANLEKKPLGEAMEDLRKIADGVLPSSYSGIFKGMADTMGESFYYLTFAIFLGIFMAYMILAAQFESFVHPVTVLLAMPFSFIGAFGALLITAMTLNIFSFIGLILLMGLVKKNSILLVNYTNTLREQGMSRREALIEAGPVRLRPILMTTLAMIFGMTPIALALGDGSELRSPMAVATIGGLITSLFLTLLVVPSAYDLFDDIQLKIMTMIREMRKR is encoded by the coding sequence GTGAAACTTCCCGATATTTCCATAAACCGGCCTGTTTTTGCCACTATGATGATTCTTTCACTTGTACTTTTAGGTGTTGTCAGCTACCCGTCCATTGGAGTTGACCTCTTCCCTAAAGTTGATTTCCCTATCATTAGTGTAACCACAAGGCTTCCCGGCGCAAGCCCTGAAATTATGGATATTGATGTAACGGATAAAATTGAGGAAAGTGTAAACACCATAAACGGTGTTAAAGGAATCACCTCTATCAGCTCCGAGGGGGTTTCAACCATTATCGTGGAATTTGTGTTAGACAGAAACATAGAGCTTGCAGCACAGGATGTGAGAGAGAAAATCTCGGCAATTCGGGCAACACTCCCACGGGATATTTATGAACCGGTTATAGCAAAAGTAGATATGGATAGCATAGCGGTTTTGTGGTTAGCCCTGACCGGCAAAAAATCAGTTCGTGAGATTTCAACTTTTGCCGATGAGACATTAAAAGAGGCGCTTCAGAAGATAAAAGGAGTGGGTGCAATACAGACTACAGGACTGAGACCCAGGCAGGTACGAATATGGCTTGACCGTGAAAGACTCAGGGCATACGGCTTAACCGGCAGTGATATAGTAAGTGCCCTGAGGGCGGGAAACGTTGAGCTTCCCGGGGGGCGTATTGAAAGCACCGATAAGGAGTTTACCGTAAAAATCAAAGGGGAGTTTAAATCACCTGAGGAGTTTAACAGCCTCATTATTACCCATAAAGACGGTAAAACCGTTAGGCTCAGTGATGTCGGCAAGGCTCTGGATGATATGGCGGAGAACCGCTCTATTTGCAGATTTAACGGCGAGCCTGCCGTAGGGCTTGGCATTCAAAAGCAGTCTGGAACAAACACCGTGGATGTTGTTGACAGGGTTAAGAAGGAACTTAAACGGATAAGAAACACACTGCCGCCCGGCCTTACTCTTGGAATCAGTTTTGACCAGTCTGTGTTCATAAAACGCTCGATAAACGAGGTCATGCACCACTTAGTTTATGGCGGCGTGTTTGCATCCCTTGCCGTGTTGATTTTCCTTGGCAACTTCCGCATCACTCTGATTAGCTCCCTTGCCATACCCACATCCATAGTGTCAACCTTTGCAATGATGCACTTCTTAGACTTTACATTTAACAATATGAGTATGCTTGCACTTTCACTTTCAATAGGGATTCTGGTAGATGACGCCATCATTGTGGTAGAGAATATTCACCGGCATATGAAACTGGGAATGTCACCCAGGGAGGCGGCTTCATTTGCAACTAATGAAATCGGCCTCGCCGTTATGGCAACAACCCTTGCAATTGTAGCCATATTTCTGCCGGTTGCATTTATGAAAGGACTGGTAGGCAGATTTTTTATCCAGTTTGCCCTGACCGTGGTATTTGCCGTTTTAATGTCTATGTTTGTCTCATTTACACTTACTCCGATGCTTGCCTCAAGGTTTCTAAGAATTGAAAATGAACCGAAACATGACTCTGTTTTTCATCGTTTTTACCTTTGGTTTAACTTCCATTATCTGAAACTCGAAAACATCTACAGGAGTCTGCTTAAGTACTCACTTGAGCATCGGTTAAAGGTACTGGCATTTGGTTTTGCCATATTTGTGTTTAGCATATTTATGGTGAGATTTATCGGGAAGGAAATGCTTCCACCGGAAGATCAGGCACGTTTTGTTGTAAGGCTTCAATCACCGGTGGATTATTCGGTAAGCTCGGTTGACAACATGTTTAAAAAGGCTGAGGATATAGTCATGAAGTACCCTGGGGTTAAGACCGTGTTTTATGCTCACGGCACAGGCGGGATAAATAAAGCCACCATGTTTATAACATTAACAGACAAAAATCAGCGGAAACAGTCTCAGGAGGAGATAAAATCAGAGGTAAGAAAGCTGTTGAAATCCCAAATCCCGGGACTGACAGCAACAGTTGAAGATGTATCAATCTTAGGTGGCGGGCAGAGAAACACTCCTGTTCAATTTAACATTCTCGGCCCTGACTTATCCTTACTTGAGAGCTACTCAAAGGACATTACGGACAAGTTTTCAAAAATTCCCGGCATAGTGGATGTTGACACATCGATGGAGTCCGGCAAGCCTGAAGTACGGGTATATGTTGACAGAGATCGTGCGGCGGACCTTGGTATAGATATTGCGACGGTGGCTGAGGCGATAAATTTACTTATCGGCGGCGAGGTTGACGTATCAAAGTACAAAGATGAGGCACGGGGGCGGCGTTATGATGTGAGGGTACGGCTTAACCCTGAGGACAGAACCAAATCCGGCGACATCGGAGGGATTTACGTCCGTGCAAAAGACGGGCGGTTAGTGGAACTCTCCAGCGTGGTAAATATGGTTGATGCCGGAGGGCCCTCGGTAATTAACCGGGTTGACAGGCAGCGGGCGGTACTCATTTTTGCAAATCTTGAGAAAAAACCTCTTGGAGAGGCTATGGAAGACCTACGCAAAATAGCGGACGGTGTTTTACCTTCAAGTTATTCCGGAATTTTCAAAGGCATGGCTGATACGATGGGGGAATCGTTTTACTATCTGACATTTGCAATCTTTCTTGGCATCTTTATGGCATATATGATATTAGCGGCACAGTTTGAGAGTTTTGTTCACCCCGTAACCGTACTTCTTGCGATGCCGTTTTCGTTCATCGGAGCTTTCGGCGCTCTGTTAATCACCGCAATGACGCTTAATATATTTAGTTTCATCGGCCTTATTCTTCTAATGGGTCTTGTTAAGAAAAACTCAATATTATTAGTCAACTACACCAACACGCTGCGGGAGCAGGGGATGAGCCGCCGTGAGGCGCTCATTGAGGCAGGCCCGGTACGGCTGCGCCCGATACTGATGACAACACTCGCTATGATTTTCGGCATGACCCCCATAGCCCTTGCCCTTGGAGACGGCTCTGAACTCCGCTCCCCTATGGCTGTAGCCACTATCGGCGGCCTTATTACATCACTGTTCCTAACCCTCCTGGTTGTCCCCTCCGCTTATGACCTGTTTGATGATATCCAGTTGAAAATAATGACAATGATTAGAGAAATGAGAAAAAGATGA
- a CDS encoding efflux RND transporter periplasmic adaptor subunit yields the protein MAKTIAILFILLLLTATSGCNKKEAVNKEEKTINVHVTAVKAVFFKPFIEATGTLEPFERITVSSEVDGLVKQLYVSEGASVKKDSPLLLIDSRDYSLELSKAQQAYQQAQATLSNTKVEFERKKSLFDEELVTKQQFDDVSTRKAIAAAEAQRMSAMVELAGKKLSKTKPLSPISGAIELKKVSAGDFVRYGTPMFSIIQTSKLKLYFNVAQKYASLIKPGDEVEFSVDSLQSKNFKAKVTMVYPGLDDKTRMLKLEAIVDNTGGALKAGYFVNVTIYAGVAGDVLTVPSTSLIHESEKTKLFVVDTNTAKQRYVITGQSFNSEGNDLTVVYDGVKASEQVVTVGQQTLFDGATVKVTGK from the coding sequence ATGGCTAAAACGATAGCAATTTTATTCATACTCCTGCTCTTAACAGCTACATCCGGTTGCAACAAAAAAGAAGCCGTAAACAAAGAGGAAAAAACAATAAATGTTCATGTTACAGCAGTTAAGGCGGTTTTTTTTAAACCATTTATCGAGGCAACCGGCACTCTTGAGCCTTTTGAACGGATTACAGTAAGCAGTGAGGTTGACGGACTTGTTAAACAGCTCTATGTAAGCGAGGGTGCCTCCGTCAAAAAAGACTCGCCACTTTTGCTTATTGATTCCAGAGATTACTCCCTTGAGCTCTCAAAAGCACAACAAGCTTATCAACAGGCTCAAGCCACACTGTCAAACACAAAAGTTGAGTTTGAAAGAAAGAAATCCCTCTTTGATGAGGAACTGGTCACAAAGCAACAATTTGACGACGTATCTACCAGAAAAGCAATTGCTGCGGCCGAGGCACAAAGGATGAGTGCAATGGTTGAGCTTGCCGGGAAGAAACTCTCTAAAACCAAACCGCTGAGCCCCATATCCGGCGCTATTGAGCTTAAAAAAGTCTCAGCCGGTGATTTCGTAAGATATGGCACACCGATGTTTAGCATTATTCAAACATCTAAACTTAAACTCTACTTTAATGTTGCTCAGAAATACGCATCTTTAATTAAACCCGGCGACGAGGTGGAATTCTCTGTTGACTCTCTCCAGTCAAAAAACTTCAAAGCAAAGGTAACTATGGTTTACCCCGGACTTGACGATAAAACCCGGATGCTTAAACTTGAGGCAATTGTTGACAACACCGGCGGTGCTCTCAAAGCCGGGTATTTTGTAAACGTTACGATATACGCTGGGGTTGCGGGTGACGTACTGACCGTACCCTCAACATCATTGATTCACGAGAGTGAAAAAACCAAACTGTTTGTAGTTGACACAAACACGGCAAAACAGCGATACGTAATTACCGGCCAAAGCTTTAATTCAGAAGGTAACGACCTGACCGTGGTCTATGACGGAGTAAAGGCCTCAGAGCAGGTTGTAACTGTCGGACAGCAGACGCTCTTTGACGGAGCCACGGTTAAGGTAACTGGAAAGTGA
- a CDS encoding TolC family protein, with translation MLTTIFGKLLPAAMLLIITFAAGTYAHEYSLDELYEITLKNSEKIKIPEEELSISKIGKDKAMAAFLPAITTYGQYYRYSSDKYNRYNVMLQPEQTLLGGVKLEENFSLGGAQFAGLDISKRRIEKSGFELYATKETVLFDVATQYFGVLKAKKAVAVARNNTERLTSYKNSSETKLKAGEITKTALLRAQAELSGAASELLKAQNDLSIKTSALARALGISGELILKDYTTTHESDIDAIISSCKTTEITCLIEAAITERTEIKAALCALDMAKKQIDYAKSAFSPYLTVEGIYQKRDDSPDSSNITPETIYGAVKLSFPIFEGGLRVAEVAEAAHKKNQTELALYDLKKSLENDVESSYYTFITMKKTIGYLKKQMDYAKENYISVTKQYNAGLATSLDVIDANNFFLLSEKQYSEAYYDLSLSALKLKRSVGLFFKSISTKRENNG, from the coding sequence ATGCTTACTACAATTTTTGGTAAACTACTTCCGGCGGCAATGCTCCTTATTATAACTTTTGCCGCCGGCACCTACGCACATGAGTATTCCCTTGATGAGCTTTACGAAATAACACTAAAAAATTCCGAAAAAATAAAAATCCCCGAAGAGGAACTCAGTATTTCTAAAATAGGCAAAGATAAGGCCATGGCTGCTTTTCTGCCGGCTATTACAACCTATGGACAGTACTACAGATATAGCAGTGATAAGTATAATCGTTATAATGTCATGCTTCAGCCTGAGCAAACCCTCCTTGGTGGTGTTAAACTTGAGGAAAACTTCTCTCTGGGCGGTGCTCAGTTTGCAGGTCTCGATATTTCAAAGAGACGGATTGAAAAATCCGGCTTTGAACTCTACGCAACAAAAGAAACTGTCCTCTTTGATGTGGCAACACAGTACTTCGGTGTCCTTAAAGCCAAAAAGGCGGTTGCCGTTGCACGGAATAATACGGAAAGGCTTACAAGTTATAAAAACTCATCTGAAACTAAACTTAAAGCCGGTGAAATCACTAAGACCGCCCTTCTTCGAGCTCAGGCGGAACTATCCGGTGCAGCCTCTGAACTTCTTAAAGCACAAAATGACCTTAGCATTAAAACCTCCGCCCTTGCCAGAGCTTTAGGTATAAGCGGTGAACTTATCCTGAAAGACTACACAACTACACATGAGAGTGACATAGATGCAATTATTTCATCATGTAAAACAACCGAAATTACCTGTCTTATTGAAGCTGCAATCACAGAAAGAACAGAGATTAAAGCCGCCCTCTGCGCTTTAGATATGGCCAAAAAACAGATAGATTATGCTAAGAGCGCCTTTTCACCATACCTCACAGTTGAGGGGATATACCAAAAAAGAGACGACTCCCCGGACTCTTCCAACATCACCCCTGAGACAATCTACGGAGCCGTTAAATTGTCTTTCCCTATATTTGAGGGCGGCCTGAGAGTTGCGGAGGTTGCAGAGGCTGCTCACAAGAAAAACCAAACCGAACTTGCCCTCTATGATTTAAAAAAATCTCTTGAAAACGACGTCGAATCATCCTACTACACTTTCATCACTATGAAAAAAACCATAGGCTACCTTAAAAAACAAATGGACTATGCCAAAGAAAACTACATCTCCGTCACAAAACAATATAATGCAGGGCTTGCCACCAGCCTTGATGTTATTGATGCTAACAACTTCTTTTTGCTTTCCGAAAAACAGTACTCTGAGGCTTACTACGATCTCTCACTCTCCGCTCTTAAACTCAAACGATCCGTCGGCCTTTTTTTTAAATCTATTTCAACGAAAAGGGAAAACAATGGCTAA
- a CDS encoding peroxiredoxin has product MEGQQAPHFELDGIDENGIEKKFTLSDFLSTGKPLVLYFYPKDNTPGCTTEACDFRDNMAAVKPKATVCAISPDNAASHRKFMNNHTLNFPILSDTDKKTLEAYGAWGEKKMYGKTAKGVIRSTFIISPDGKILKHWRAVKVKGHVAAVLQALNS; this is encoded by the coding sequence ATGGAAGGACAGCAGGCTCCGCATTTCGAGTTAGACGGAATTGATGAAAACGGAATTGAGAAGAAGTTTACTCTGTCGGATTTTTTAAGTACAGGCAAACCTCTTGTATTATACTTTTACCCAAAAGACAACACCCCGGGGTGCACAACAGAGGCCTGTGATTTCAGAGACAACATGGCAGCCGTTAAACCTAAGGCCACAGTGTGCGCTATAAGTCCGGACAATGCAGCCAGCCACCGAAAATTTATGAACAATCACACCCTTAATTTCCCGATTCTCAGTGATACCGATAAAAAAACACTTGAGGCATATGGCGCATGGGGTGAAAAGAAAATGTACGGCAAAACGGCTAAAGGTGTAATTCGCTCTACTTTTATAATTTCCCCTGACGGGAAAATCCTCAAACACTGGAGAGCCGTTAAGGTAAAGGGCCATGTGGCGGCAGTGCTGCAGGCACTGAATTCTTAA